A stretch of DNA from Lycium ferocissimum isolate CSIRO_LF1 chromosome 4, AGI_CSIRO_Lferr_CH_V1, whole genome shotgun sequence:
GAGTTCAGTTCTAAGAACCCTAGCCTTTATTTGGATGGTAGTTACCCATGGTTTCataatgtacagtatggtatTGTATAGTATGGTATTATATTTTATTGTACTGTATTGATGGATACAATGTTTGGACGGACGGTATCATTTGTtatggtttaataacattttattgtttggtttgactatatggtactatatatatattaaaaactaaggtaaaaaataaaataggaactttaatAAATAAGTAGGTGGTGGTGGGGATAATCACTAGGTGTGTGGTGGAGGGATGGGGTGGGTAGTAGGGTAGGGTGGGGTGGCGTGGGGGTGGGATGGTGAGGGTATTGGATGGTAAGGTGGGGGTGGGTGACAGAAAGTGGGGGTTGGTTTGGTGGGAATGggtggtggtagggtggggtgggtggtggggatgGAGGTTTGGTGGAGGTGGGGTGGGTGTAGGTGTGATGGAGGAGGGTGGATGGAAGTATAATGGGgaaatgaaatacgtaaccacgcaaaaatcaccaaattcgtggttataaaaattggactttttcatggttatataaccacgAGATTACAAACGGATTTACAACACCATACaacataatttaaaaaacaatggaaacaaacatggtttcacAAAAAACAATACAATAATGAACCACGGGAGACAACCATCCAAACGGGGGGTTAGATGTTGCACCCATCAAGTTTAAATCTTGGATCTACCTCTACTTACGACGCCTCTTCTCTCACACAATTCCTgactactacaacaacaacaatacccagtgaaatctcacaaaGTGGAGTCTGGAgaggtagagtgtacgcagaccttatttCTACCTTGGAGgcagagaggttgtttccgatagaggGCATAAGGACAAATAGTGACATAATTCCTGACTCGTCATACTTTTTCTAAGGTCCTGAATAAGTGGTTTCACCTTGTTGGGGTATTTAAATAACTAATAATTCTCTATTGGAAAATTGATAGAAACAAGTGATTTGTGTTGCTGAAATATGTTTTGACAAACACTTAGGATCTCTGATGTAACTATGAAAACACCTTCTCTGATACATCAAATTTTGCAGAATATGGCATGGGTGGTCAAGTATCAAGTCAAGGAGATGTCTATAGCTTTGGGATTCTTCTATTGGAGATTTTCACGTGGAGAAGACCTACCAGTGAACTATTTGAGGAGAATGAAAAATCTTCACAGCTTTGTTAAGCATGCATTGCCTGATCAAGTGATGGATGTTGTAGATCAATCTGCTTTATATGACAAAGAGCCAGGGGATCTTATGGATATACTCAGCTGCAGAAGCACAAGTGAATTTGTTGAATGCTTGGTTTCTGCTCTTACCACTGGAGTTGCTTGTTCAGAGGAAACTCCACTAGCCAGAATGAACATGGGGCTAGTTGTTTTGGATCTCATTTGCATCAGAGACAAATTGAGCGGAATCTTAGTTAATTCAGAGAAAGTGAACATCTCAAGAAAAAAGTGAATGTGATTTACTTAAAGGTTTGCAACTGGGCCTATTTCACTGACTATCCATCTCCAACCTCATCTTCCACTGGAAAAGAAATCCATCCAATACCATTGTACAATTTGACCTATGCTAATAGCTTTAACTTCATTGCTAAGTTTCCTTTCTTATTTTACATTGCGTCAACGTGAATGTTAGATTACTCAAAAAAGTTAATAATCATCTAAACAGCATGTTTATTCTCACTTTGGCGGCTTTACATTACAGTTCCTATCATGGTGTCTCTAGTCTGCATCATGTTTAATCTACATGCTAATTAACAACATATCTGCAATCATCTGCACATCCTACCTGAGCTATTAATTACATATGGAGGCAATACATAGAAAGTAATATCCCCTTTCTCTAGTTCACTATGTAATGAATTCTAAAACACTCACCAGTAGTCCTTACATGAGCAATTACCCTCTTTAAAATGATGGAATCGGTAGCGATCCCTCAATAGTATTTCTCGATCATAAAGCTTGGAGAGAAGCTTGGCCACCTCGTGGCAGTCCCCACAAACACGTAAGTTCTTCACGATACGAATTGGTTGAGATGGAGCCACACTGATAAGTCCAAATGCCATAGCTAGCTTCTCACTGTGAAGATTTAGCGCTTGCTCCTGcatatcttcttcttcaacaagttgCAGTATTTGGGACTTGTTGGAAACGTAACCTACAGACTTCAGTCTAGCTCCAATCTCATCCAATTTTGCATAGATTTTCTGCGACCGAGGGTGAGTATTATCTCCCACTAGAAACTCATGAACAATACCATTGACCTCAATTGAGCTACAACCTGGTTCTTTCTTCAATCCACATTCTCTCATATGCTTCCTTAACATAGAAACCTCGTCCCATTTCCCTGATTTCGCATAAATATTGGATAAAAGTACGTATGCACCATGATTTTCAGGTTCCAACTCAACTAAATGGTTACAAGCCTGTTCAGCTATTTCAAGATTTCCGTGTAATCTACATGCCCCAAGCAGAGCACCCCAGACAGATGGACCAGGGGTTACTGACATATTCCTTATCAGCTTCACAGCTTCTTCCAATTCACCTGCACGACCAAGTATATCAACTACGCAAGCGTAATGCTTTACCCCAGGCACAACCCCATAAACGGTCACCATTTGGTTAAAAATTGCCCGCCCCTCCTCCACCAACCCTGAGTGGCTACAAGCACATAATACGTTTGTGAGTGTAACGGAATTAGGCTTGACCTtatgttcatgcattttcaaGAACAAACTTATTGCTTCCTTGCCACGTCCATGCATTGCTAAGCCAGCAATCATAGCACTCCACACAAACACATCTCTCACATTGACCGAATGGAACACATCAAGCGCTTTCTCCACGTCCCCACACTTGGAATACATGTCGATCAGTGCAGTAGTGAGGtgacaatttaattttattccttgcTTCTTTATATACACATGGATCCACCCACCTAAATCAATTGCACCCAACTGAGCACATGCAGATAGGGTACAGACAAGCGTTACCTCATCAGGTTTTGCCTTCTTGATGACCTGCAACTCATTGAAAACAGCCAAAGCCTCCTTCGGTTTACCACTCTGCTCATAAGCTGAGATAAGAGCATTCCAAGCAGCAATGTCTTGGCTAGGCATGCTATTTAAAACCCTCCTCGCTGCATCAAAATCTCCCGTCCTTGCATAACCAACAAGCATAGTTGTCCAAGAAACAATATCCTTCTCCCCCATCTCGTCAAACAATCTCTCTGCATCCTCGATGCTCCCACATTTCACATACATATCAAGAACCGCGTTATCTAAAATCACGCTCTCCCTTATCCCATTCCTCTGGATAAACGCGTGCGCCCATCTACCAAGCTCCAAATCAAACTTCTTACCACAAGCAGACAAAACCGCCATCATTGTCACATCATTAGGTCTCACATTCTCCTCCTCCATCTTATAAAACAACTTCAACGCCTCATCTTCATAACCCCCTTCAGCAAAACCCAATATCATTGTATTCCAAGAAACAACATCCCTTATCTGCATATTCTcaaaaaccaaatatgcagCATCCAAACATCCACAATCAGCATAAAAATGAATCAAAGAATTAAGAACAAAGATATCAAGACCAACCCTCCCCTTTTTAACTACCATTCCATGAAGTCCTCTCCCAAATCCAAAAGCTTTCATTTTGGCACATGCTTTAAATACAAATGGGTAAGTAAATTTACTGGGAAACTCACTACCCTCACAAAGCATGTTTAAAAATATCAAGGGACTTTGTATTGGGTCCTGGCTAGAAGAATAAGCACGAATAAGCGCATTCCAAGAAAAGAGATTTGGTTGAGGAATTTCATCAAACACTTTGTGGGCATAATCGAGACTAGAGAAATGAGATAGAGCAGAAGCTTCAATTAGTTTGCTAGCTGAAAACGGGTCGAAGAAGAGCCCAATACGGAGCATACGGGCATGAACTTGTTTGAGTTGCTTAATGCTGTGACATTTATCTATAAGTAAGATTAGTGGGTGATTTTCGAAATACCGGTCGTTAAAGACAGTTTTGGAAATCGGGTTCGGTTTTGGAAAGTGTTGGTGACGTGGAACGGAAAGAACTTGGGTGTATTGAGTCGCCATAATCTCCTTGTCACTTCTTTTGGCTCCTAAAATTGAAATTTCGAAGTACGTAACTTCTTGTTCGttgtttatattaaaaaatagagAGTTGCTAAATGGCCACACTAATTTGATTCAAATTTGACCACACTAATGtaaaaattatcataatttttattgtataattttaaattaagataaactttgagaagaaaagatggaaatgacattaagtaagcataaattattaaatttgccctaaatagtcatatgaattTACTTCATTTGGATCATTATGGCCAAAATAGTGTGGCCAAAAGAcgtttttgtaaaaaataaagatatcaGCATTCAGCACAAGCGGATGTTATAGCCACTTTTGTTTCTTCACTTGTAAACAATActctaaaatttatatattaaacTAGTGAACTTCCCGCTTCGCCTTCTCGCGGTTATAAAAAGAGAATATTTTCAACAATGTAcatctttaaaaaatatttctgtCCCGTAGGCCAATATACagtattatacaatattatacaatacTATACATCATTATACACAATGTATCCACCTTGTATGAaagtgtataatagtgtataaaaggtgtttaaATGATGGggcgggtttaaaaaatgaaatcagaTTATTTTAGGGAATTTGAGGATTTTCGTCAAGACAGGGGtttatttaaaaactttaatgacggaaagaatattttttacccaaatttatAACGGAAGATATTTTTAGTCATTAAAAGAAAGTAGATGAGCATTTTTTAACCTTTTCCCAATCTTTAGAGTGTGTCTCCCCAGCCTCCCTCCCTGCAAATCTCCAAGTGACCCTCTTTGATAATGGTAAAATTCATAAGTGGTGTTTACGTCAAGTTAATAAATGCAAGATATGTGTCTTTTGTCCCCACATAACTTTTTAAAGAATTTTCCATACAATTGACTCTTTTCTCTCGAATTTTACTCTTagcaacttctttttttttcttaaaactcTTAGCAACTTCTATGTTAGAAGCAAGGTGTGTCTAATTAGATCACGCTTGGAGAGTACGTTCGCAAGAATAAAACTCAAGGGAATTGAGTGAGGCCGCACAAGTAgtggaattatatatatgtatattattttaaaaacatgaatataaatgttagtTGAcgaaaatatcctttaaatattaAATGACTTTTATACCTTTAATGATCTCTAATCCTATTTCTTTTAAACATATAACACTTTTGGAGGGAAGTAACGCTTTTGAGAAGGAAGAAAAAACATGTGAGATAATGAAGTTACATGTGATTTTTGAGTGTTTCTTTAGCCTAAGGCGTACAAATATTGAACAGTCATTCGTGACATTTGGGGACAAATTTCGTAACAAAGAgtagagataatggtcaaaaacacaccgcacgtgtatttttttttttttattactttttttgGATGTGAGACATATCGGATGTTAGCAAAATACGAGGTATCATATTAAACTATCATAGCTATATGtgttttgttattagattaATACACTGTATACTatctaaaaaaacaaaaagtaatttGTGTTTTTGACTTTTCTAATTTAGCCAAGCCGGCCAGCAGACACTAGATGATAGGACAGATATGTGTTTTGTTAGCTTTTTGCGTGATAGTTTAGATAGAAAGTCCCCGATTTTTGATAGTTCAAATTAGTGAAAAAGAGTTGGCGcgatttaattgagttggccTGAAAAAGCGAAAAGTATCTTAAAGTGTGTTTTTAACGGTGCGATAAGTCAACTCAATATTTTCCTATATAATTTAGTAATCAAATTCCCATGTCATATAAATTTAATGTTGCACGAGTATCACATAAAAGGACAGTCATCACATGATTTCTCTGTCCACTTTTAACTGGTATTGCATACCACCCTACCCATTTGATCAATTGATCAGTGCAAGAAAATACAGaaatggcaacaaaaataatattattggtaaaatttaatatttgacaataatttaattttattattggtACATAtgataaaacttttaaaaataattttttttgttgccacactatttaattttgttgctatAGTGTTAACTATTGTtgtaaaaagtacttttggtaacaaaaaataaataaattgttgCACGtcgttgcaataacagccgaTGGAAAAAGTTACGTCGTTGGAATAATAGCCGATgggaaaagtttatgcaacaaaaaaaaaatgttgttatcaaaagtactttttacaATAATAGTCAATATTatggcaataaaaaaaaaattgttggcaAATGTTCTCTTTCTTGCAGGGGCGATAGTAATTTGTTATATGTGATATGCCAATTACATCCATGATTTCTCTGTCACTATTTAACTGGTAGGGTTGCATACCCATTTGATCAATTGATAGTAATTGCCATATGTGATATGCCAAATTAGTTGGCGGACAAAGGTTAATTTGGGCACCAAATTTGGAGGCCATTGCTTTTGGAATATAAAAGGAGGGTCATTCTTTCAGTTCCACTTGAAAATTTATCTCTGaaaaataaattgaagaatAGTGAAGGGTGTATTATTGGAGGGATCTTTAACCCATTAGAAAACGGCTCGATGAAGATCGATCCTTTATTTTTACGtatcttttatgttattttttgttgatttttttgaaaagaatcatttaattaattaaaacagCAATTATTATTGACTATAAATTCTTGAAAGTGAACACACTCATATCtgtgggggaaaaaaaaaaaaaactctcaagTCTCATCTCTGCCCCACTCTCCCCGCCGCAATTCTCCAACAAATGACCCTTGTTGactaaaaaaggaaaggaaaagagagaTAGAAACAAGTGATCCTTGTTGTATTTATATGATGATTAAATGATAGGTTTTCCATGTTGAATTGTAActtctaattttaaaatatcatttttcaaCTTAATTTCAAATACCATTTTTCTACATATCGGccaaatcatgtccaaattAGATTGAGATGTAACAACTCAACATAAATCAATTTAAAGCTAGTCCATTTATGTTGTATACTAGATGAAccaaataacataatataacTTGCCCAAAGGATGGCGCTTATTTCTTACAATAGCCATATGCTAATATATTATATTCAACCGACATGCAATATAGAGAAATCTAATTAGTAGTACTAGTAACGAGAGGAAATTCAAAACTGCACTAGCAGTGTCGAGCTTTGCTCGCGATTCGATGCATATTTTTAACTAGGATTTTCATTTCTTGAATATTACTTCCACCGTAACGTCTGTTTCTTGGCTGAAACGACATAAAAGCCTCGATGAAATCAGCTTCTTCCATGTCTGGAAACTTCTTTTTTGCAAAATAGAGTTCAGTATAAACTAATTGCCATAACAAGAAGTTGCTAACTCTTTGCTCTCCACTTGTTCGAATTAATAAATCTGGTTCAAAAAATTCGGCAAAATGAGTTTCCAATTCTTGTTCAAATAGGCTCTTGTCTATATCTTCCACTTTAATAAGTCCATTATTTACTTTAGTGGCAATTCTTTTGGTTGCTTGTAGTATATCATGTCGTCCACTATAATTGAGTGCTATCATGACATGCAGTCCCGAATTAGACTTTGTCTTCTCCTCCAGCAAGGTGATAGCCTCCTGTGGAGACTTGGAAAAGTTTGACTTATCCCCAATGCATGCATGATACTCGTGTATCATCCCTATCATGTAAAATAATGCATTCAGTTTTCTTACACTGATGATGTATCACTTCTTAAAGAAGTTACAGTTTTCCTCATTTAATGAACATCAATTGGCCAAAAAGGGATTGAAAGCCTAATAATGTAAACAAAAGAAGATACAAAAACATCGTTACATGATACTATAATTACATCATTTAATTTTTAGTTTGATGTAGTGTTTGAATTAGTCGCgtgttctatatatataattagacATAGTCTATATCCCATAAGTACGATGTTAGTGATCTCAACATGAACTCGAATTAGTTAGATTCCAAAATGAATATCAAATACCAAGTgggaaactaaaaaaaataagtattgtACTGAGCAGACTTCACCAATAAATTAGAGCAGATGAGTACTTTTATTGAGAACTGAATGTAGAATGtccatattttattattaccaCTATGGTCTATGCATCAACTGCTCATTCTTGATTTAATTAGGACTCCGATCAAAGACGGTAACATATTCTTAATTAATCCAAAGGTTAAAACAAACTTAAACATCGTAGAGGGAAAACAAATTTAAACCTTTCCTAAGCGTAAGtgtaagatttaaaaaaaaaaaaaagaaggtgtGAGATGATCAATAGACAAACATTTTAAAAAGCCAACAACGTCATAGAATACCTCGTCCACTCATCCAAGTTTTCTTGTGAGCTGAGCAGCTCTAAAAACAACTTCATGAGAAAGTCAACCTCCTCCTGCATCACTCAAATTTAGATTCATTAACAGATTAAATAGAACCTTGATGATTTTATCATGAGGTTATTGGGTAGATATCGTGATGTATTAGAAACAAATAAATTCTGTGTAATTATAAATGTGTATATCTAGTTATCGTCCCTAAATCAATTCATTTCTTGTATAAATTTCATTGTCGAAAAGAGAGAGTCGCCTTCTCATATGTACGTCTTGATGATTTGACTTGCTTGATTGACCGACCATATAAGAGAgtagtaactattttcattttaaaagttttgtcCAGAGAAGGAAATTAAAAGAATGAGACTTACTTTGGGGCGAATCCAATTTTCAGTAGAAAATGCAAAGACAGTGAGAACTTTGACTCCCCACTGGTTACAAAGGCGAATGAGGAATTTCATTTTCTCCTCGCCAGCATGGTGACCTTGCATTACAGTCAAGCCATTCAGTTTTGCCCACCTTCTATGACCATCCATGATTACTGCAACATGTTTGAGGCCCTCTGGCAGTGTCACTTCCCCAGTCGCATTAATAATATTGGAACTAGTACTAGTTGCAAGAACCTTGGGATattttgtatgaaaattatattgttTTCTGTTGGTAAGTGTAATATTGGAAGGAGGAAGTGAGAATCGAAGTGATAGCATGTTGGGTCCGGAACAAAAATGAtgcaaaaaattttttttttaaccaaaataccccatcaaaaaaaaatgttaccaatatacctttagcgcagtaaaatactgcgctaaaggagaCCTTACTTTTCCCTATAGCGCGGTTTTCTTATGCGTTATCTATAACGCAAAATATCTTTGCGTTATAGTCTCAACATAAACCGTCAGGTTCCACCCGTCCCCTAGtcggttgaaaaaaaaaagagaaacgaCCATTGACGAGAAAAAAGAGGTGGTCCCACTTCCAAAAACGTCGGCTTTCATTAAATTTCGTCCTAGGAAAGTTTAGATTCGGTATATTCAAGTCGAGGAGCAAGATTCTAAGttcaaattttggggaaaagcggCGTAGAACTCGATTAAATAACTCtacaaaaaatcttcgattaaagtttttttactatgaacttttgttattattttgttatatacattatattctaagcatgcttaacatttaatccttgctatgtttcaaaaaaaaaaaaaaacaatttatttttgttcttttttatttggCGTGCTTTTGCCAccgttccaattttttttttttttttttttttttttggtttaattcaatatttgttaaatgtttatgaattgttaatttgttaaatgtttatgaattgttaatttgttatatgtttatgagttgttaatttgttaattatttatgaattgttaatgaattattattttgttaaatattaattatgaatttattagttgttaaatattgtttatgaattgaaagaaattgattggtaatgaattattatgttgttaacactttgattggatgattgttatgtattattttgacatttttcgtattgtgtcatattgtataggaccaaatcaatggttacataaaataggacctttcgtcgttacataaaaattatctaaaaaagtaacaatcaaaacaaatattgtatttaaattaacaacataatataatacaataggtaacaaccatccagataagttgtaaatgattatgaattgttatctatataattttaaaagcgtgaatatatatatgttaaataaaaaaagattatctaaaaaagaatagttaaagttcttcttttcataaatacataagttaatgataaaaatgtaaagattatctaaaaaagtaacaatcaaaacaaacattgtatttaaattaacaacataatataatacaataggtaacaaccatccagataagttgtaaatgattatgaattgttatctatataattttaaaagcgtgaatatatatatgttaaataaaaaaaagattagttaaagttcttcttttcataaatacataagttaacgataaaaatgtaaagtttgtagaaaaatatgtggtcgacgaatatactcttttagtctaattttatcGTAGCTGTGTTGGttatttggtcaactaaaaatgtatcacatattcaaaatagagttctaaacaaatattactgTTGAATTTCGAttctcaaactaattaacttaagaTGATTCTCaaaaaagtctttgccatcacatatgtgtccttactatcacatattaaatttactgcatatccatgttaattattcacaagatataatactacataattcacatataatttatctttcatttcaagaataatgactaatttagttttgtACATATTggactctttcatggatccgaatgttccccCAGGCCCGACAGCCCCGGGCCCCATGCTCACGCGGGGCCTACTCATTCACCGGGACCCTCGATAGATCGGTATTGTCTTTAGACGATCGTAGATCGAATTATTATGGGTCGGTCTTTATAGGGATATCTACTAGGCTCGCCCGTAGCCGAGAGAGCTTGGGCTCTTTTACGCGAGCACCCCCCCACACCCgcgtcttggagatattttttCGGGGCGGCATCTACCgttgcgtgtccgttggtcgaGTACAGTATGATTGGGCGCTCATCACAgccatggttgagcggtggaggccagagacacataccttccatcttcgcactggtgaggccacgattacacttcGT
This window harbors:
- the LOC132052906 gene encoding pentatricopeptide repeat-containing protein At2g29760, chloroplastic: MATQYTQVLSVPRHQHFPKPNPISKTVFNDRYFENHPLILLIDKCHSIKQLKQVHARMLRIGLFFDPFSASKLIEASALSHFSSLDYAHKVFDEIPQPNLFSWNALIRAYSSSQDPIQSPLIFLNMLCEGSEFPSKFTYPFVFKACAKMKAFGFGRGLHGMVVKKGRVGLDIFVLNSLIHFYADCGCLDAAYLVFENMQIRDVVSWNTMILGFAEGGYEDEALKLFYKMEEENVRPNDVTMMAVLSACGKKFDLELGRWAHAFIQRNGIRESVILDNAVLDMYVKCGSIEDAERLFDEMGEKDIVSWTTMLVGYARTGDFDAARRVLNSMPSQDIAAWNALISAYEQSGKPKEALAVFNELQVIKKAKPDEVTLVCTLSACAQLGAIDLGGWIHVYIKKQGIKLNCHLTTALIDMYSKCGDVEKALDVFHSVNVRDVFVWSAMIAGLAMHGRGKEAISLFLKMHEHKVKPNSVTLTNVLCACSHSGLVEEGRAIFNQMVTVYGVVPGVKHYACVVDILGRAGELEEAVKLIRNMSVTPGPSVWGALLGACRLHGNLEIAEQACNHLVELEPENHGAYVLLSNIYAKSGKWDEVSMLRKHMRECGLKKEPGCSSIEVNGIVHEFLVGDNTHPRSQKIYAKLDEIGARLKSVGYVSNKSQILQLVEEEDMQEQALNLHSEKLAMAFGLISVAPSQPIRIVKNLRVCGDCHEVAKLLSKLYDREILLRDRYRFHHFKEGNCSCKDYW
- the LOC132054051 gene encoding LOW QUALITY PROTEIN: cis-prenyltransferase 7, chloroplastic-like (The sequence of the model RefSeq protein was modified relative to this genomic sequence to represent the inferred CDS: deleted 1 base in 1 codon) — protein: MLSLRFSLPPSNITLTNRKQYNFHTKYPKVLATSTSSNIINATGEVTLPEGLKHVAVIMDGHRRWAKLNGLTVMQGHHAGEEKMKFLIRLCNQWGVKVLTVFAFSTENWIRPKEEVDFLMKLFLELLSSQENLDEWTRDDTRVSCCIGDKSNFSKSPQEAITLLEEKTKSNSGLHVMIALNYSGRHDILQATKRIATKVNNGLIKVEDIDKSLFEQELETHFAEFFEPDLLIRTSGEQRVSNFLLWQLVYTELYFAKKKFPDMEEADFIEAFMSFQPRNRRYGGSNIQEMKILVKNMHRIASKARHC